CTCGCTTGACAGTAAATCATAACCAGTTGGACAGGTTGTCCATCACCATCGTGTTGACCAAGTCACAGGCAACGTGAACAATGTGCACAAACCTCGATCACGACCCAGATTGGCTTGGCATTGTCACGCGGTTAATGTGGATTCATTGAATTTACCAGTCCATTGTACTCCTTCCTGTAGGTTCTCCTCCAGTTCTCCCATTCTCCATCCAGGTTACGCGATGCACGGACCAGAAACGATCCAAGCAGCACAAGCAGAGAACCACACAGTTTCATTCTGGAAGTTAACAGGGGAGTCAGTTGCAAGAACAATAacttcttcactttttttacggAGCCTGTCCCAGTCCCTTTCGTAAAAGGAACAAGTTAATGTTACCAGAAAACTACACAACTAGGGAGGCGTCCTGCATGGATTAAAACAAAAGAGACGGGACTTTGTAATGCATGCGCcattgtcttttttcccccaaaaaacgTCTCCAAAGCGTCTAAACGTCTCCAGTTGGCGAGATGTCGGCAGCAGCAGAACTTACCTCGATTCCCGCTTCGACGGAGGCCACGGCGAGTCCTCTGGCTTCTGTAAAAAGCGGGGCTTTTATGGCGGAGCTTTCAGGAAGCCGGCgcggaaaaacacacacatctggaaTAGTTCGGATGATGTCAGGTGTCGAATTACGACTGACTCACGCTTCTGCTCAAACGGGGAAATAAAACGAGACGACAAGGCGCAAAAGCCAGCGTCATTAATAGCAGCTAAATTTACAATGTACAATCCGCGTTGTATATTGATCGTTTGTTTCCTTATATACACTAAATTGTATATAATGTCATGGAAATGTTCAGGTAGCGCCCCATTTTTGCGTTAGATCTGATTTCACCCGATGCATTTCTgattaagatttttttacacagtGTAAGGTTTTTATATCTTTGCAAAgatagcacacacacaaacaaacacaaaatgcatttatgacTAATTATGTGTTTGCACTTTGTCTGACTTTTCCCAATCTTTATCCATTTCTGCCATGTCATGAAAATGCgttggaaaaccatttaaaacatttttgatagATGAATCATTGATTACATTTCAGGGACACACGGTATCAGTGGATTGGACAGTGGATTTTTTTATCTGATCTATACTGGCTTCCTACTTCCCTTTGCTCATCAGCCATATGGGATCCCATGGTTATGTGTCAGGGATTGTGGCGCACTCAACATCCCATGATTCTTAGGTGTGCCctatatatttaaacattacTTCTGAGGCCATCCCTGGAAGAAAAGTTCCATGACATTTGCTGAAAAAGAAATACCCTTTCAACATCCTTGTCATGTGCTTTTTAGTCATTTCCATTAAGATAGATTCTGGGAAGAACCCTCTTCCATATTTAACCACTGGACCCTTCTCCTTATGAAAGCACTAATATGTTGAAATGTATAGTTTTTCTGTGTTCAATGGTACATCCAGAAGCACGTTCACGTAAATCTCGCATGTTCTGCCGTATCTTCCATGCAATAGCAGTCAGACACTTAAATTGGTGATGCATCTGCTTATCCACTGTCAAGGTCAGAGTTCCTGAACTGGCAGCGTTTAGGATACCAATGCACTTTGCAGAGGAATAAAGGCCTTAACCCCTTCTAAGGCTCTTACACAAGCTGCTACTCAGTCTAATGAAAATAGGTCACAGTCTTATAAACAGCCAGGCCCTGCACGACCCCTCTGCATTACTACACATATAGATGGGCAGGGCGGTCGAGATCACACTTCATTCTCGCATGATGCTGATGTAAAGAATGACTGGTTTCAATGAACATGCCCTGGTAGCACATTTGGAGCTTCGCTCTCCAGTGGAGCCAAAAGCCACATCTGTTTCCTCTTACTGCACATACCACTTGGTGTCCCACAAGCTGAAATGATTTTCCCATAAGCCTCTGCATAGATCATATGACTGCTCCCATGCCTGTCAcaagactattttttttttttatcatttttcgACTATGCACAGGATATTATATCTTAGTACAGGTCATATTCTGCAGTCAATGTTATCATATCCAGCAGCAATTATTATCAATCAATCATATTATTACAATATATGGACATATATCACCAGGCATTACAGTAatgttatattattgttatacCCTATGCGGGTAACTGTGCTGCCAACCATATCTGAATAAGAAGAACAACTGCAATACGTGGAGGAAGCGCATATCATTCATGATTTCTGGCATGGGGATTGCTGTCTTCGAAggtcatgtgtgttttgtactggCACACacatgtccccacacaccagATTATGGCTAACTGCATCAGGATAAAAGCCCCCTTTCCAgccacacattcacaaaatcaCACAGCTGCCACGTGCTGCATGATCTCCAACTTTGCTCTAGGGATTTTGTCAAACAGGAGATTTAGGCAATCTGGAGCATTTTGTTTCATTGTATAGTCATGATTTTAGACCCAGGTCATGCAAGACACTGTTACTGGTAAATAGTCTCTAAGCACTGTCATTCAGTACATCTATGTGCATAATGAACATGGTTATTTTTTTGAAAACTCGTGCTGCATATAAACCACACACTTGCCATCTATATCATTAAATGTGTTGCATGTTAGTTCTATAAATCTTTCAATTCTGGTTACACAACCTGTATAATTGTAGAATGAATTGTCATTGATTGTACTCATCCTCTTTCTGTTGCCTTTTGTGACTGGGACCTTCCCTCTTGGAGAGTGTTTTGTGATCTGGGCTTTGTTAGTGTTTGTCGATATTACAAACAGCCACAGTGACTCAGGCTTCTTTGTTACAGAAGAGCGTCAATATTCATCAGGCCTTCGTCCAACATGGTCAGCAACTGGCAAAACCGCAAGAGCAAATATGCCAGGTCACTGCGGCGAATGAAAGTCCGCCCTAGCGGCGGCCCGTTCCCCAAACAAGTGCGGCAGTACCTTTCCTGTTTGCTTTCCTGCAGTGGTACGGCGGCTCTTTCGCCGTGTTCCATTTACCTTGCACCGCCTCCAACGTACCATTCATCATCGTGCTCTTGGCTGGGACAGCTTCAGGTTAAGGGACAGGCGTGTGGGAGTGAGAAGAGAACAAAACAATGTCATGTCGTGTGTCAAAGAACCATCCAAAGAACCAGGCCATCCAGCGAAGCGGCAGAAAGAGAACAGCCGTTGAGTCAGTGTAACAAGGAAGCTGCAGAGTTTGCAGAGCAGCCGTTGAGATGAACGGTTGAACTTTACTGTCTACAGATGCGATATTCAATACAGGTTGATGAGAAAAGTGACCTGAGGAAATCTGCTCTGAACCATCTAGACTGTTCTCCAGTTTACATAAACAGAACTCCCTTTCCCCAGCCCAGAGAATGTTTCTGAGCAAAATTGCTCCGTTTGGAACAGCCTGCACTATCACCAGTACAAATCTGTCATGAGCTAAGAAAAACCCAAAAGTGACCATGCCACGTTTAACCACTTAGTTTCAGCTCACAATCCACAAGTCTCGGTCACCTTAGTCACCTTACGTTTTGTATCCAAGTCAATACTTCCCCTTAAACTGAACACTTTTACTCCCACAATGTGGCTAATGTGCAGACCCACTATGCAGGTGATCAAACAATCACTCTGACCACTTCTAGTTTTCCAGTCATCTTCTACATGTGAGTCAGGTGTGAAGCATCTGTGGCCAACCAGTACCAGTAACTACCTGGGTTAATTGAGTTTTTGGATCCAAAGCCTACTTTATCAGGCAAAGGAAAGTTCCCCATGAAGGCTTGGGACCCTTGGAGACCTACCTTGATCTGGAGAAAGGACTTGTGGTGTAAACTTGTGACTGGATCCACTTCTGAACATGCTGTGGCGTCATTCTTATTGATTATTCTTCTGGCACTGATTACTTCTGGTGTGGTAGCAGACTGCACTTGTTTCATTCAGGTGTAATTTGCTTTCAGTGTGACCAATTATCCAAAAAGCATATGCAATGGTAATCTCCAGTCTCATTTCTTATTAATGTATGGAGTGgttgcattacattttcatttacagcatttatcagacgcccttacccagagcaacttacaatcagtagttacagggacagtcaccctcttgcaacttagggttaagtgtctttgtcAGAGACatattggtagtaagtgggatttgaacctgggtcttctggttcacaggcgagtgtgttacccactaggctactaccacccattgcaTGATGCCTCGCATCACTTTAAggttgtgagtgtgagtgggtgtgtgagtgagtaagtgGGTGGGTAAGTGAATAGTTGAGTGTGTGGATAGGTGTGCTACTGAgttggtgagtgagtgagtggatCGGTGAGTGAATGAGGGTTTGAATGAGTGAGTGGTAGAGTGAGTGCATGGGTGATTTAGTGAGTAAGTGGGTGGatgagtgggtgtgtgagtgagtagttgggtgagtgagtgtgtgagtgaatgaatgggtgtgtgagtgagtgggtgggtTATTGAGTGAGTAGAAAATGTACaaagtaaattataataattctgCAACATTGTTTGTCTGCCAGTGCTCTTCAGGTTTTCATCCGACCCAAACCAGGTGCattgtgattgtttttgtaaAGTCCATAGAAACAATGATTTGCATTGCTTTTGAAAGATCTATGAATGATAGAAGTACAATAGCTTCTATGAAATCCAAATGTCAGAATTGTCCTTCAGTGAGGTCTGGGCAGCTGTTGTCTGCATTTGCCAAGGTTCTATTtttaatcttcttttttttctccattaatCTTGATGGACGCTGTTGGCAGAGCTGTAATTGAATGTATATGTGCTGTATAGCGATTTCTGAATTATTCAGTTGGAATGTTTTGGTGTACCTTaataggtcccctattatgaaattttgcttttatatagatctctgtggtcccctaatactatatgttggtgcagaattacagccacctTTTAGCCTGTCACACATGTCGAGCTgtttcggtgtgtgtagctttaaatgctaatgaggaggagagagacgggATGATGAatagagcggcctatagaaatgaGTGGGGATTTACGAAAATAACACCAtcgacaccattcaccaaccacaatgtttggtgtaaacaggaagttgtgtctgcatatttacagaaagaaataaaattaaccaCCTGGTTCTTCCGAGTCTCACCTGAcggattatttttacattcaatcaccgagcaactgcaatgtttcgcacatttggaagccatggcggTCGATATAGATAAAGTTTtaagggaggggtgggaaattctcttggTGGACAAAGCACGAGAAAGgcgaggtaacctttccccttatgacgacataaggggacacattccagatctgaccgtctgacctgctgctctctgagcggcgaagcagaatggccaaagcactgtTTATAGacattgccatttctagccactgcaggacaatagaCAGACTAGAAGAACTAAtgataatgttaaataatctcacaaagtaaaaaaaaaaacataatagggGAAGTTTATTGAGCTCCAGAGGAGCATGATGGTTCCTCCTTATAATATGTCTTTTGCTTCCATTCTATTAACCATTATTTTAGGTATTCTCTCTCCATTGGCAAAACGTAAATTCCTAACAGCTCTGCCAAGATGAATCCTTGTCCTCTTAAAACAATATGGagcacactgacacacacacacacataaatacacataatcagcatatatatatacacacacacacacatatatatatgtatatatatatatgaggaaCAGTAACTTAAATTCTTGATATGATTTGTGTGAACTAACATAACCAATAATAAACCAACTGAACAATGATCAAATGTGCCAACTGGCAAGGTCACATTGGTAGGTTCTGCCCCCCTTCATGTGTAGCTGACCCCGTGGGCTGGGTCGTGCTCCGTATTATTCAGCCTTGTCGGTCACATTTTTATGGTTCAAGCAGGTTAGCCTACAGGATTACTGCAAAAGAAATTGAGGTTTATTTCATGAAGTCGCTCCGCAAAGTCGAATTAAAAAAGGTCTGCGCTTTGATCGAGCTCTGTCTGACTTCTACCTGACCATATGATCCAAAAGCCACGAGTGGAGCTGCTCGGCGAGacagcctttttattttttatccacCCATCTGGAGTTTTACCTAAATCCGGAGATTTGGCTGACCCGCGCACATTCGCTCGTCGTTCCTTCTGAACACATTCCCGCCACGGTAATGCGTCCTGGACGCGCTCCAGCGCGCAGTTTACCCGCCACGCCGCTCCCGCGGGACGTTCACCCACCTTTTCCACGGGCCGGGCGGGTATCGGGTGGCGACGGAAATCGAGGCGAAGTGACGAGGagacgacgaggaggaggaaggagcgACCTCGTTTAAAGCCGCACCCGGCGCCCCAGAGGAGGGAACTAATGAGGGGGAATAATGAGCAGGACCGCGGCGGCGGTCTCCAGACAGGCACCTGCGAGTCGTCCGAGGCGCGGAGCCAGTGCGCCGGGGTAACGGGGACGGGAGCGGCGCCGCGGGTGAGTTCCAACTTTGCTCAATAATTCACGCCTCTCGACGTGCCCTTTACCTCCGAGAACTTTCTAACGCGAAcccggtaaaaaaaaatgttttttttatttttatttttttatttggagcGGGTGGCGCGCCGCGTCGCCGAACACGCGCGTCTGTAGCTGTGCATTATTAATCCCGACGCGCCTTAATTATTCAGCAGCTTGTTGCTTATTGGTGATATGAGATTGTGGCGATAACGGGAACCTCTCGGCGCCCCCGACGTCGCGGGACGGCCGCCCTCCTCCCGCCGACGCCATCGCCTGATGAACTGAAGCACCGTGGAGGTTGCGCGGAGTTGTCTGAGCGCCTCCAGTAGATCGCTGCAGGGAGATCGGAAGATGGCCGTGCCAGTCCCGTCTGCGGCGATacgacttcttttttttttttcagaagtttCGGTTCTGAATCGATAGGGAAGGCTCGTTTGATAATGCACAACTCAGCACATCCTGCGCCCCAGCACTGAGGCCTGGTCCGGGGCCAAGTGTTCAATTTAATCAGTGCCGGTTTTATGCACATCCCCTGTCTTCCAGTCACCTTTCCCAGGGAATGATTTATCTGCACTTCCCCAATTAAGGCCCGGCTCACACCAGGCACTGGCCGAGGAGGAGGCCATCATCTTCACTGGAGATGTTGTTTTGCTGGGTCATTGTGTGGGGTGGATCATAGAAAAGGTTTTAAATTCCAGGCTGGTGTTGGAAGGCTGAAGGAGCGCCCCAGGACGCGCTCTCAAGTGGGGAGCTCTGTGTAAATAAAGCAGAAAACGATGTGTAAGAGTGGAATTTGTAAGCTTACCACGGTCACCAGAATGTCAAATAGATCTTTACCTAATATAAACAACAAGGTTCTCAAAATTCATTTTATGACAAGAAGATTCTCAAAATATTTCTCCTTCACATGGTGAAATTTTCCTGTTGTTCTAGGATTTGGTTGTAAGAGATGAGCAAGATCTATTTTCAGTCAGTTCGTATGCGCAGGATCGAGTTTATTTAGTATTCTGCTGGCGTCAGCAGTCCACAAGCATCTTGTGTGAACCCTGATGCTGGGCGGTCAAGGTTTTATAGGACTAGATGTGCAGCACACCGTCCTGGGGGAATACGCTTCATTTTGCTGAGGTCTCATTTTCACCCAAAGGATAATTGAGGTTAGAAAGCAAACTTTTTCATTTAAACTGTTGTAGACCGCAGTCTGGACTCGGCCGTGTTAACGTGAGCATTTTAAAGATATCCTAAAAGAATATTGTTGAATTTGAGAGTCCGTAATGGCAtcagaataaagaaaatgacTTGATCGTTCTGCGTGGCTGGCGGTTCTGTGCGAATGAATAGTGCGTCGGTGAGCGATGGTGCCGCGTTTGACGCTACGTTAGCTTTCCAGCCAGATCGGAAGGGAAATGGGGGGATTATGTAAATTCAGTAAAATCACTTCTTTGCGATGGCTGCAGCGTGCAGGGAATCAGTCTTGGCTGCACTATATTAGACGGAGGAGAGCGCGAGCAGAGACGCTTGTAAACCCCGTGCTGACCTGTTACCACGTTTGCCGTAAACAGATATGTGGAACATTTAGAGCTCGGTGCTCCGTGCTTTCTTTCCACGTCTGCATTCTCCGCCCCTTGGCAAGcgggaagggaaaaaaacaaaaccgaAACCCTCGTTCTCGGCCTACGGCAGTCGACCGTCAACTCCAAATTCTCCCCACACCTGCTCTGCCTCTTAATACCCGCTCTGAGCCCATCGCGGCATTTCTCCAGCTGTCCTGTCAAGCGGCAATAAAGggggcttacatttacatttacagcatttatcagacgcccttatccagagcgacttacaatcagtagttacagggacagtcccccccctggagcaacttagggttaagtgtcttgctcggggacacaatggtagtaagggggattcgaacccgggtcttctggttcataggcgagtgtgttacacgacGGCGCCCGTTCCATTCCGGCCACCTTAATTGAGGATCTGCGCTGAGCCGCCCTCGTCATTCTCGCCCTTTCTGTCTATGAATAGGGCGTCTGTCGCACTCGGAAAAGAATACCTTGGCTCGCACGTTTTGTGTGCGAGTCGACAGGGGAGGCAAGACATCATTCCCAGCTTTGGTGCCTGCATTCCGAACCGGGACCAAAGGAGAAACACCAACTGTTCCTCTCGCGCTCTCGCCTCTGCCGGTGTTAACGTGCGTGTAAGAGCATATGCAGCCAATCATAGTTTAATAAAGAAATGTCGAACGGGGTGACGGCTCCATAGCACGCGGCCCCCTTTTTCTTTCTGGGGCAGCTATTGTTGCTCGGCCGTGAAGACGGGAAAAGAAGCAACGTTTCCATATTCCTCTGCCAGTGGTGAAAAGTAAAGAGTGCAGCTTATGCTTGGTTAAGTAACGGGAACACAGGCCGCTGCAGGGCTGGCTTTTATCACTCGGGGAGAGCCGCCAGTGATCCACACACTTCACGGAGGAGGCTGAGGAGATGCGATGAGGGTTTTACTCCGATTTGCTGCACTGAATGCACTGAGCTTGGTGGAATTAACACAATTACACTTAGATAGCAACGCGCTCAGAGGGGGTGTTGCGTCAGGTTGGCTCCGATATTGGTTTGTGTTTGGCATTGTGTGCTTTGTTAGATAAGATATTGGCCAAATTGGCTGATATTCGGATGGAAGGACCTTGGTGTTATGCAAAAGGTTTAGTGGACCATCATTTTGGTCAATCAGGCACTGCGCCATCTATTAGTTCCGgagactgaatgaacgaatgaatgcatgaataaataaatgaactaatcaaacaaatgaacaagaaCAAACGGTAACATCAACAGGATGGAATTACAGTGATAATTACATTTGTTGTGCTCATGAGCGAGCTGCGCGGATGAGTATTATTTGGCTTAGTAGTGTTGCGTGGAGAAGGGCGGTGCTGTGTGGTGTCTGAAATCTGATCCTCCTCTGTCCCGCCGAGGCTGTAAGCCGTGCCACATTTTGACAAGCGCCAGTGGCGATCTTGTGCACCTGCCAGTCTCGGTCTCCGCAAAGCCACCATAGACGGATCATCACATAGCTTcatgttacagagaaagtaaatattgtgttaaaatgtCACGGCCGGTGCCAGAGACGGATGCCAGCGGTGGATCATGGGTCAGCGACTGGTTGCGGTATAAGGCCTTTTTGCGTGAATAGAGGAGGATGAGAGAATCAGGACTTGGTCCCTGCTGAGCCGCAGTCGGGATCAGGGGATCAGGACTGCAAAAGACGTCTGACATGAGATAGATACGGTCTTATATACCTGCTGCTGTGTAAGTCATGGGGTTATTACTGTTGTCTTTCTGCTTTGAAGTGCATTGTGTTCTTATCTCTCATCTAAAATGATTAACGTAGTGACTGTTGCCTGAATGAGGGATTCTAGGAAATCCTTGTTACCTTAAATGAAATTCAGAGATGCACAGTGAAGAACCGAAACCGATAATTGTTTGACACAACGGGACCGAATGTGTTCAGTTTGGTATACTTTAGTTTTCACAGTCTGCTTGACCCGACCGACGTGGACGTCATTGTTGTCCTGTATCTGCCGTGGGTCTCAGTTTTCAGGCTGCTGTGCAGTGAGGTCGGTGGTTGCATGCCAGCTCGCTGTGATGTTCCTACCCTATGTCCAGCTGCCCTGTCTGCCTTGAGGTTAAGCCCTCGTGGTTTGAATGTGTTAACAGCACCTGTCCTCCCAAATCACTGACCCTTGAACAATTCGGGGCTGCAGATGACTGGCCGCGAGGTGTGCTCATTACTAAACAGCAAGCCTGTGGTTTTTACGAAATCAGTCGGCAGCCCCCGTGATCTTCTCTTAATTAGATTTTTAGGGCATGTTGAGGTGGTGTAGAGTCGTGTCCATAATTACAGTGGTCCGGACCATCCACTGCGATGACCTGAACTTACAAATCATGCATACAAAGGGATGTGCAGATTTCCATAATGAAGTACGGATGCATGTTGCCTTTAACATCATTAAAAGCACGAATGTGAATGACACCGGGATTCAGTTGAGAAGACTGTTCAGTCCAAGTTGAATGATCCAGAAACGCTCAGTTAAGCTGATGTTCTCTCCAAAAACTGTACATCCATCCATGCTGTTGTACAGAATGCCGCGTTCTCACAAAAGGCTTCAGTTTATCCCAGGGCAAAAGAGACATGTTAAATCTTCCatggtcacattttttttttctatctgcaATTTAGGtcatctgtctgcatgttggtTAGCATGCGTTGATGCTTTTTCAGATGAGAAAAAGACATAGCCGTGCGATAGATTTGGATATTTGGAcgttcttttttattgtaatgcgCTTTGTGCCTGAATTCAGTGTTTACACTAAAGTTCGCAAAACGAAAATTAATTTCTTTGGAAATAAATTCACAGTAAatttagtaataaataaatttagtgGGAATGTTTAGTGGGAACCTGTTCATAAAACTGTCATGAAGGTGTAATGTGGTGCGCTGTAATATTCATAAAACATGAGCTGTGTTCGCTCTCATGAGAGTGACGTTCATCAGTGCCTGAATTCTTAATCACCTCATAAATCTTGCACATATACTTGTCTCTCTGACCTGACCACACTAGCAGATGACACCGAGCAATATCTTAATGATGATGATTCAGGTAGCTCGTCTGTTGAAGAGCTTATTTAAAGTCCTAGGACTGtaaccatgcacacacactcatgaataatgttgtaatgtttatgaaatttttattctttcatagGCCCTTTAGAGGAACCAACCAGATTTTGAAGAAGACTAAGCTCAAGTCAAACCCATCTCTAAGATATCTGGTTATGAAAACCTGCATCATCACAGTGAATTGGTAGGCATTCAGTTTCTTCATGTATTATACACGCCTTATGCAAAGCAGCAATTAACAACGGCTAATGCTGatttgtgctctgttttgtTCTGCCCTGCAGGCTGGAGGTAAGATGTTCACCGAGCGTGTTGCTCAGCTGGGGGCGTGGGGTGTTCTGCTCCTGTGGGCCACATGTGTGTCAGCTGCAAATCCCCCCTGGCCCTGCCCGAAGGTGTGCGAGTGCCGTCAGGCGACCCTGCAAGTGAATTGCTCTGGAAAATATCTGACTGCCGTGCCAGAGGGCTTCTCCCGTGACTCCAAGTGCCTGGATTTATCCCATAATCGCCTGAAGACACTGAGCCGGAGGCAGTTTTATGGTCTGACAAAGCTGGTGGAACTGGACTTGAGTGATAATAGCGTCTCCATGATTGAAGTGGAGGCCTTCCAGGGACTGCAGAATCTACGCATTCTGAAAATAAAGCGCAACCGTTTAAAGATCATACCAGTGGGAGTCTTTGCTGGACTGTCCAACCTACGGTATCTTGACATGAGTGAGAATGAGATCCTGGTCTTCCTAGACTACGCATTCCGTGAGATGGTCAACCTTCTACAGCTGAATGCTGGAGAAAATGACTTAGTGTTCATCTCTCAGCGTGCTTTTGTGGGACTTCAGAATCTTCAAGAACTTAACATGGACCGCAGCAACTTGACCTCCATACCGACCGAAGCTTTGTCTCAGCTGCAGAGTCTCACAAGGCTATGTCTGCAGCGCCTCAGCATCAGCATGCTGCCCAACAATGCTTTCAGGCGTCTTCAGCATCTGCGCAGCCTAAAGATCATGCACTGGCCTTCTCTCCAAACCCTTAGTAGCAACACTCTCACTGGCCTCAACCTGACCAGTCTTGTCATAACCAACTGCAACCTCACAACCATTCCATATGCAACTTTACGCCACCTGGCCTATTTGAGGTATCTGGACCTCTCCTTCAACCCTATTACATCCATTCAAGGGAACATGCTCAGTGATCTTCTACGTCTACAGGAGCTTCACTTGTCAGGCGGCAACCTGCTCAGAATTGAGCCCGGAGCCTTCCGAGGGCTTGTGCACTTTCGTCTGCTAAATGTGTCCTCAAATCAGCTCACCAGCCTGGAGGAGAGTGCCTTTCACTCGGTAGGAAACCTGCAGATCCTGCGGCTTGATGGCAACCCGTTGGCCTGTGACTGCCGGCTGCTGTGGGTCATGCGCAGACGTGTGCGCCTGAACTTTGACAGCCATCAGCCAACCTGCTCCACTCCACTCATAGTGAGAAAGAGAAAGTTTCAGGACTTCACAGAGGCGGAGCTGCCCGGCATCTTCATGTGTAGGCAGGCGCGTATCTTGGACCGCAAGTCTCAAGACGCGCAGATACAGGAGGGTGCAACCATACTGTTTGACTGCAAAGCCGATGGCTACCCCTCGCCCTACGTAACGTGGCTGTCCACCCAGCAAACGCTCCTCACCTCCAGTGGGAGAATTCGCGTGCTGGTCAATGGGTCTCTGGAGGTGCGGTACGCACAGGTACAAGACAGCGGCACCTACATGTGCTTGGCAACCAATGCTGCCGGCAACGACAGCATTTTTGTGAAACTGCAAGTCCAGGGCATTCCCCGCAATCGCACAATGTCCTCTGGTGAAGTGTGGAGCGAGACGCCATACTCTCCATCGGACAACTCTTCGACACAAGGGACAAACCCGTACCCATTCGATGCCAAGACACTTGTCATCGCTACCACCATGGGCTTCCTCTCCTTCCTCAGTTCTGTGGCCATTTGCTTTGTGTTCATGTTTGTCTGGAGTCAGAGTCAAGGCCAGATCAAACACACGGCCACCATTGACTTTGTCCCTCGTAGCTCTGTGGGCGGCGGTGGTGTTGGGGGAGACACAGGAAGGTTTACGATGAAGCTCATTTAAAAGGAGAGAAGTAGCAAAAATCTTTTTC
This genomic stretch from Denticeps clupeoides chromosome 5, fDenClu1.1, whole genome shotgun sequence harbors:
- the lingo4b gene encoding leucine-rich repeat and immunoglobulin-like domain-containing nogo receptor-interacting protein 4b, yielding MFTERVAQLGAWGVLLLWATCVSAANPPWPCPKVCECRQATLQVNCSGKYLTAVPEGFSRDSKCLDLSHNRLKTLSRRQFYGLTKLVELDLSDNSVSMIEVEAFQGLQNLRILKIKRNRLKIIPVGVFAGLSNLRYLDMSENEILVFLDYAFREMVNLLQLNAGENDLVFISQRAFVGLQNLQELNMDRSNLTSIPTEALSQLQSLTRLCLQRLSISMLPNNAFRRLQHLRSLKIMHWPSLQTLSSNTLTGLNLTSLVITNCNLTTIPYATLRHLAYLRYLDLSFNPITSIQGNMLSDLLRLQELHLSGGNLLRIEPGAFRGLVHFRLLNVSSNQLTSLEESAFHSVGNLQILRLDGNPLACDCRLLWVMRRRVRLNFDSHQPTCSTPLIVRKRKFQDFTEAELPGIFMCRQARILDRKSQDAQIQEGATILFDCKADGYPSPYVTWLSTQQTLLTSSGRIRVLVNGSLEVRYAQVQDSGTYMCLATNAAGNDSIFVKLQVQGIPRNRTMSSGEVWSETPYSPSDNSSTQGTNPYPFDAKTLVIATTMGFLSFLSSVAICFVFMFVWSQSQGQIKHTATIDFVPRSSVGGGGVGGDTGRFTMKLI